In Hwangdonia lutea, a single window of DNA contains:
- the rny gene encoding ribonuclease Y — MDNNSIILTVGGVLLGLIIGFVIAKMLEKNKASKLIRDAKRSASNILKEANTEGESIKKDKILQAKEKFIELKSEHEKVILSRDKKMAEAEKRTRDKESQVSNELAKNKKLNATLEAKQKDYSYRLDVLEKKQEALDKLHKSQVQQLEVISSLSAEEAKEQLVESLKGEAKNDAMSYIQGALEEAKLTAEQDAKKIIINTIQRIGTEEAVDNCVSVFNIESDDVKGRIIGREGRNIRAIEAATGVEIIVDDTPEAIILSCFDSVRREIARLSLHKLVTDGRIHPARIEEVVRKTQKQIEQEIIEVGKRTVIDLGIHNLHPELIKMVGRMKYRSSYGQNLLQHSREVAKLCGVMAAELGLNPKLAKRAGLLHDIGKVPDAEADMETPHAILGMQWAEKYNEKDDVCNAIGAHHDEIEMKSLLAPIVQVCDAISGARPGARRQVLDSYIQRLKDLEDIAFGFQGVKKAYAIQAGRELRVIVESERVDDQKAADLSFSISQKVQTDMTYPGQVKVTVIRETRAVNIAK, encoded by the coding sequence ATGGATAATAATTCAATAATATTAACAGTAGGAGGTGTGCTATTAGGGCTTATAATAGGGTTTGTAATAGCTAAAATGCTTGAGAAAAACAAAGCTTCTAAGTTAATACGAGATGCTAAAAGAAGCGCATCCAACATATTAAAAGAGGCCAATACCGAAGGTGAATCTATTAAAAAAGACAAAATACTTCAAGCCAAGGAAAAATTTATAGAACTTAAGTCTGAACACGAGAAAGTTATTTTGTCTCGTGATAAGAAGATGGCCGAAGCCGAAAAGCGCACCCGTGATAAAGAATCTCAAGTATCAAACGAACTTGCAAAAAACAAAAAGCTTAATGCCACGCTGGAAGCCAAACAAAAAGACTACAGCTACAGACTCGATGTTTTGGAAAAGAAACAGGAAGCCTTAGATAAACTTCACAAAAGCCAAGTGCAGCAGCTTGAAGTTATTTCTAGTTTGTCTGCCGAAGAGGCGAAAGAACAATTGGTTGAATCGTTAAAAGGAGAAGCTAAAAACGATGCCATGTCGTACATTCAAGGGGCATTGGAAGAGGCTAAATTAACGGCCGAACAAGACGCTAAGAAAATAATTATAAACACGATACAGCGTATAGGAACCGAGGAAGCCGTTGATAACTGTGTGTCTGTTTTCAATATTGAATCTGATGACGTAAAAGGACGTATTATAGGTCGAGAGGGTCGAAACATTCGTGCCATTGAGGCAGCTACAGGTGTAGAAATTATTGTTGATGATACTCCCGAAGCCATTATTTTATCGTGTTTCGATTCGGTTCGAAGAGAAATTGCCCGTTTATCGCTACATAAATTAGTGACCGATGGTAGAATTCACCCGGCAAGAATTGAAGAGGTTGTAAGGAAAACACAAAAACAAATTGAACAGGAGATTATTGAAGTTGGTAAGCGTACCGTTATAGATTTAGGAATTCATAATTTACACCCGGAACTTATAAAGATGGTTGGAAGAATGAAATACCGTTCGTCTTATGGACAAAATCTTTTACAACACTCACGCGAAGTTGCTAAACTTTGTGGCGTAATGGCTGCCGAATTAGGTTTGAATCCTAAACTGGCAAAACGTGCTGGATTATTGCACGATATAGGAAAAGTGCCAGATGCCGAAGCAGATATGGAAACACCACACGCTATACTTGGGATGCAATGGGCTGAAAAGTATAATGAAAAAGATGATGTTTGCAATGCCATTGGAGCGCACCACGATGAAATTGAAATGAAATCGTTGCTCGCGCCAATTGTACAGGTTTGTGATGCCATTTCGGGAGCACGCCCTGGTGCTCGCCGACAAGTATTGGATAGTTATATTCAACGTTTAAAAGATTTAGAGGATATAGCTTTTGGATTCCAAGGCGTTAAAAAAGCTTATGCCATTCAAGCAGGAAGAGAGTTACGGGTTATTGTTGAAAGTGAAAGAGTAGACGATCAAAAAGCGGCTGATTTGTCATTTAGTATTTCCCAAAAAGTACAAACCGATATGACCTATCCCGGTCAAGTTAAGGTTACCGTAATTAGAGAAACAAGGGCGGTAAACATTGCAAAATAA
- a CDS encoding cell division protein ZapA, whose protein sequence is MSEKLKIKLSIANRVYPLTIEANQEEGLRKAAKNIEAMIKQFEQSYSVRDKQDVLAMCALQFASQVEQKSIDKATVSEHVEEKLNALNELLQSHLIS, encoded by the coding sequence ATGTCAGAAAAGCTTAAAATAAAGCTCTCAATAGCAAATAGGGTTTACCCTTTAACTATTGAAGCCAATCAAGAAGAAGGATTGCGTAAGGCCGCCAAAAACATTGAGGCTATGATTAAGCAATTTGAACAAAGCTATTCTGTTAGAGACAAGCAAGATGTACTGGCTATGTGCGCCTTACAGTTTGCCTCTCAAGTTGAACAGAAATCTATTGATAAAGCAACTGTGAGTGAACATGTAGAGGAAAAGTTAAACGCTTTAAATGAGTTGTTACAGTCGCATTTAATCTCTTAA
- a CDS encoding M23 family metallopeptidase has protein sequence MLSTITVAQNNYPQDYFRSPLDIPLILSGTFAELRSNHFHSGLDIKTQQRIGLNVYASAGGFVSRIKVSHYGYGKALYITHPNGYTTVYAHLHKFSPDIEAYVKKHQYEKESFQIELFPSADELKIEKGQIVALSGNTGGSGGPHLHYEIRDKTERPINPMLFGIDIRDSINPLIYSIYAYPMDENSFINQSNSKTKLRLIPIESGDYVVESIEAIGNIGFGIETIDRQNLAANKNGVYNIQTFVNGSKIFELDFSRFSFSETKHLNRLIDYEHYKTQKSRVQKLFNQNNPLSLYKDVLNDGVLSIKDSTHSVYKIKVGDFKSNNTWATINIKGQKLDSVKGETKKITPYYISANEATNLKKGKVSVDFFKDTFYEDFYLDFDVKNDTLILHEDIIPTKKSFKVSYDVSAYSDKDKSKLYIAKLIGYKKFPAYSSTKKTGNVLTTYSKTLGEFALATDTISPTITPINFKKGQWLSNFRFLKIKIDDEISGISNYRATVNGKWILMEYDYKTKTLTHDFNDGMITETKNNLKLIVTDNVGNNSTFETVFYRK, from the coding sequence ATGCTTTCTACAATTACTGTGGCACAAAACAACTACCCACAAGATTATTTTAGAAGTCCGCTGGATATTCCTTTAATTCTATCTGGCACTTTTGCAGAGTTGCGCTCCAACCATTTTCATTCGGGGTTAGACATAAAAACACAGCAACGCATAGGCCTTAATGTTTATGCATCGGCTGGTGGATTTGTAAGCCGGATTAAGGTATCTCATTATGGCTACGGGAAAGCCCTGTACATTACACACCCCAATGGTTACACCACGGTTTATGCACATTTACATAAGTTTTCGCCCGATATTGAGGCTTATGTGAAAAAGCATCAATATGAAAAAGAATCGTTTCAGATTGAATTGTTTCCGAGTGCCGATGAACTAAAAATTGAAAAAGGCCAAATTGTAGCTTTAAGCGGGAATACTGGCGGTTCTGGCGGTCCACATTTGCATTATGAGATTCGCGATAAAACAGAGCGCCCCATAAACCCTATGCTATTTGGCATTGATATAAGAGATTCCATTAACCCGCTAATTTACTCTATTTATGCTTATCCGATGGATGAAAATTCATTTATAAACCAATCGAATTCTAAAACGAAACTGCGCTTAATTCCTATAGAAAGTGGCGATTATGTGGTTGAAAGTATCGAAGCCATTGGCAATATTGGATTTGGTATTGAAACTATTGATAGGCAAAATTTGGCGGCCAATAAAAATGGGGTTTACAACATTCAAACCTTTGTAAATGGCAGCAAAATTTTCGAGCTCGATTTCAGTCGGTTTTCATTCAGCGAAACCAAGCACCTCAACAGGCTTATTGATTACGAACATTACAAAACCCAAAAATCTCGGGTTCAAAAGCTATTCAATCAAAACAACCCATTAAGTTTGTACAAAGATGTTTTAAACGATGGTGTTTTATCAATTAAAGACAGCACCCATTCGGTTTACAAAATAAAAGTGGGCGATTTTAAAAGTAATAATACATGGGCAACCATAAATATAAAAGGCCAAAAATTAGATAGTGTTAAAGGCGAAACAAAAAAAATCACACCTTATTATATTAGTGCCAATGAAGCCACTAATTTAAAAAAAGGAAAAGTTTCGGTCGATTTTTTTAAAGACACTTTTTACGAAGATTTTTATTTAGATTTTGATGTAAAAAACGACACCCTTATACTGCACGAAGACATTATTCCAACTAAAAAAAGCTTTAAGGTTTCTTATGATGTTAGTGCCTATTCCGATAAGGATAAAAGCAAATTATACATTGCAAAATTGATAGGTTACAAAAAATTTCCAGCTTATTCCTCAACAAAAAAAACAGGTAATGTGTTAACGACTTACTCAAAAACCTTGGGTGAATTCGCATTGGCAACCGATACTATAAGCCCCACCATAACGCCTATTAATTTTAAAAAAGGACAATGGCTAAGTAATTTTAGATTTTTAAAAATTAAGATTGATGATGAGATTTCGGGCATATCAAATTATAGAGCTACCGTAAACGGAAAATGGATTTTAATGGAGTACGATTACAAAACAAAAACCCTAACGCACGACTTTAACGATGGAATGATTACCGAAACAAAAAATAATTTAAAACTAATTGTTACCGATAATGTTGGAAATAATTCTACTTTTGAAACTGTATTTTACAGGAAATAA
- a CDS encoding TonB-dependent receptor encodes MNSRLSLTTILFLLFLALGHSQTSTLRGIVLNDENTPVSKVNIKAGNVGTTTNENGFYSIKIPANQDVTVEFSHLVYKKISITFNLKNGESHEFNPVMNTTVAQIAAVVVSGNRRKDVEGVTSLKPETIRKIPGANAGVENLLLTLPGVSNNNELSTQYSVRGGNYDENLVYVNGIEVYRPFLIRSGQQEGLSFVNTDLVQNVDFSSGGFQAKYGDKLSSVLDITYKNPYQFEINADLSLLGGSLSYEDISKDSKFTSIVGIRYRDNGLLVNAKETETNYDAAFADAQAFLTYKFTDKFQLSFLGNASLNKYSYEPQTRQTNFGTLADPLALLVFYEGQEKDQYQTLFGALKGTYIANDNLTVHAIASTYHTTEEEYFDILAQYRLGEVNTNIGDEDLGEVEFSEGIGGQLNHGRNDLDALITTVEHKGDLKIDDNRIEWSVKYTNEDIRDCLVEWEVIDSAGFSIRPPHIDAFNEQPYTPFEGPIEPFQNVRATNNTKINRWQAYAQWSKRSVIGTSDVWYNAGLRVHDWSVSDNNAVSSSSVEKSNQTVFSPRAQFAIKPYWEKDMLFRIAGGLYYQPPFYRELRDVDGVVQPNVKAQKSFHLVLGNDYSFKMWERPFKLTTEAYYKSLSDVNPYTLENVRIRYRANNSAKAYAYGLDMRLNGEFVPGTESWFSFGYLKTEENINNRGYIARPTDQRLKFAALFQDYVPNIPSMKMYLNLVFNTGLPGGSPSYADPYEYQNRLPSYKRADVGFQFVLVDDKKQFNNGWKKPFKELTFGVEIFNIFDVQNSITNTWVRDVYSKRQYAIPNFLTPRVFNVRTTMKF; translated from the coding sequence TTGAATTCAAGACTTTCACTTACAACCATTCTATTTTTATTGTTTCTTGCATTGGGCCATTCGCAAACGTCTACACTTCGAGGAATTGTTTTAAATGATGAAAACACGCCCGTTTCTAAAGTAAACATTAAAGCAGGAAATGTTGGCACAACAACCAACGAAAACGGGTTTTACTCTATAAAAATCCCCGCGAATCAAGATGTTACCGTTGAATTCTCTCATCTTGTTTATAAAAAAATAAGCATCACTTTCAATCTTAAAAATGGCGAAAGCCATGAGTTTAATCCGGTAATGAATACCACTGTTGCCCAAATTGCAGCCGTTGTTGTTTCTGGAAATCGCAGAAAAGATGTTGAAGGTGTAACTTCCCTAAAACCCGAAACCATTAGAAAAATACCGGGTGCCAATGCCGGTGTCGAGAATTTATTATTAACCCTCCCCGGAGTTAGCAACAATAACGAGTTGAGTACGCAATACTCCGTTCGTGGTGGCAATTACGACGAAAATTTGGTGTATGTAAATGGTATTGAAGTGTATCGGCCGTTTTTAATCCGCTCGGGGCAACAGGAAGGTTTAAGTTTTGTAAATACCGATTTGGTGCAGAATGTCGATTTTTCATCGGGTGGATTTCAAGCCAAATACGGCGATAAATTATCATCGGTTTTAGATATTACCTATAAAAATCCGTATCAATTCGAAATCAATGCCGATTTAAGTTTATTGGGCGGTAGCCTTTCGTACGAAGACATAAGTAAAGATTCAAAGTTTACAAGTATTGTTGGAATTCGCTATCGCGATAACGGTTTGTTGGTAAATGCCAAAGAAACCGAAACCAATTATGATGCGGCTTTTGCCGATGCTCAAGCATTTTTAACTTACAAATTTACCGATAAATTTCAATTGAGTTTTTTAGGAAATGCCTCGTTAAACAAATACAGTTACGAGCCACAAACGCGACAAACCAATTTTGGTACGCTGGCAGATCCGTTGGCATTATTAGTATTTTACGAAGGCCAGGAAAAAGACCAATATCAAACGCTATTTGGTGCTTTGAAAGGCACTTATATTGCAAACGACAATTTAACGGTTCATGCCATTGCATCAACCTATCACACCACCGAAGAAGAGTATTTTGATATTTTAGCGCAATACAGATTGGGTGAAGTTAATACCAATATTGGTGATGAAGATTTGGGTGAAGTTGAATTTAGCGAGGGTATTGGCGGACAATTAAATCACGGACGAAACGATTTAGATGCACTAATCACCACGGTTGAGCATAAAGGCGATTTAAAAATTGACGACAACCGCATTGAGTGGTCTGTAAAATATACCAACGAAGATATTCGCGACTGCTTGGTGGAATGGGAGGTTATCGATTCTGCTGGATTTTCAATTCGTCCACCACATATCGATGCCTTTAACGAGCAACCCTATACACCGTTTGAAGGCCCCATTGAGCCCTTTCAAAACGTGCGTGCCACAAACAATACCAAAATAAATAGATGGCAAGCCTACGCCCAATGGAGTAAACGCTCTGTTATTGGTACGAGCGATGTATGGTACAATGCGGGTTTGCGCGTGCATGATTGGTCGGTTAGCGATAATAATGCTGTCTCTTCGAGCTCAGTCGAGAAGTCAAATCAAACCGTGTTTAGTCCGCGTGCGCAATTTGCCATAAAGCCTTATTGGGAAAAAGATATGCTGTTTAGAATTGCCGGTGGCTTATATTATCAACCACCATTTTATAGAGAGTTACGCGATGTAGATGGCGTTGTTCAGCCCAATGTAAAAGCACAAAAATCGTTTCATTTGGTATTGGGAAATGACTACAGCTTTAAAATGTGGGAGCGTCCTTTTAAATTAACAACCGAAGCTTATTATAAAAGTTTAAGCGATGTAAACCCCTATACTTTGGAAAACGTTCGCATCCGTTATCGCGCTAACAATTCCGCGAAAGCGTACGCCTACGGATTGGATATGCGCCTGAATGGCGAGTTTGTACCGGGAACCGAATCGTGGTTTAGTTTTGGCTATTTAAAAACCGAAGAGAACATAAACAACCGGGGCTATATTGCACGACCCACAGACCAGCGCTTAAAGTTTGCGGCATTGTTTCAAGATTATGTGCCCAACATTCCGAGTATGAAAATGTACTTGAATTTGGTGTTTAATACCGGTTTGCCTGGTGGCTCACCGAGTTATGCCGACCCTTACGAATATCAAAACAGATTACCATCGTACAAGCGTGCCGATGTGGGGTTTCAGTTCGTTTTGGTTGATGATAAAAAGCAATTTAACAACGGTTGGAAAAAACCGTTTAAAGAACTGACGTTTGGGGTTGAGATTTTTAACATTTTCGATGTGCAAAACTCCATAACCAATACTTGGGTACGCGATGTGTACAGCAAACGCCAATATGCCATTCCCAACTTTTTAACACCGCGGGTTTTTAATGTGCGCACCACCATGAAGTTTTAG
- a CDS encoding PH domain-containing protein: protein MTDETSVIKKAEFNPKIKSYILYVVSFFLLISILGIPILIVWLLGLGQHISRRFYDNLECQLTTRNLEFKKGVLFKVEKTIPLENIQDLTFIENPLLKYLDLRILKIETAGQSNPKGSDMKLIGIIDSANFKSQVLKQREAIQSHSKENMQAASSNEKTNILLEEIRDLLRDIKHK from the coding sequence ATGACTGACGAAACCAGTGTTATTAAAAAAGCAGAATTTAATCCAAAAATTAAATCGTACATTCTTTATGTGGTTTCCTTTTTCTTACTGATTTCCATTTTGGGCATCCCAATATTAATTGTTTGGCTTTTAGGTTTGGGACAACATATTAGCAGACGGTTTTACGACAACTTAGAGTGCCAGTTAACAACCCGAAATTTGGAATTTAAAAAAGGTGTGTTGTTTAAAGTTGAAAAAACAATTCCGTTAGAGAATATTCAAGATTTAACCTTTATTGAAAATCCGTTGTTAAAATACCTCGATTTACGCATCCTTAAAATTGAAACCGCTGGACAAAGCAACCCAAAGGGCAGCGATATGAAACTTATTGGAATTATTGATTCTGCTAATTTTAAAAGTCAGGTTTTAAAGCAGCGTGAGGCCATTCAATCCCATTCAAAAGAAAATATGCAAGCCGCTTCTTCAAACGAAAAAACAAATATTCTACTTGAAGAAATACGCGATTTGCTGCGCGACATCAAACATAAATGA
- a CDS encoding cysteine desulfurase family protein: MKQVYFDNAATTQIRDEVIDKMTKVMRENYGNASSSHSFGRSSKSLIEKSRKTIARYLNVSAAEIVFTSGGTEADNLVLQSAVRDLKVTHIITSKMEHHAVLHTVDQLEKTCNITVNYVNVDSNGTVDYAHLESLLNTTEKTLVSLMHVNNEIGNILDIKKVADLCQAKNALFHSDTVQSVGHYKLDLQDDKLDFLAAAAHKFHGPKGVGFVFIRKNSGLKPLIFGGEQERGYRAGTECVHNIVGIEEAMTLAYDNLEEESEYIKSLKQYFIEQLKAKVPAVKFNGYSADMEKGTYTLVNVCLPVAPEKAGMLLFQLDLKGIACSKGSACQSGSTKGSHVLAEILDDADMQKPSIRFSFSIYNTKEEIDYVVDVLREFI; this comes from the coding sequence ATGAAACAGGTATATTTTGATAACGCCGCAACCACTCAAATTCGTGATGAAGTTATTGATAAAATGACTAAGGTGATGCGAGAAAACTATGGAAACGCCTCATCTTCACATAGTTTTGGTAGGTCGTCTAAATCGTTAATTGAAAAATCCAGAAAAACCATTGCACGTTATTTAAATGTTTCGGCAGCCGAAATTGTGTTTACCTCGGGTGGGACCGAAGCCGATAATTTAGTGTTGCAAAGTGCGGTGCGCGACTTAAAGGTGACGCATATTATTACTTCAAAAATGGAGCACCATGCTGTTTTGCACACGGTCGATCAGCTTGAAAAGACCTGTAATATTACGGTTAATTATGTGAATGTTGACAGCAACGGTACAGTCGATTATGCGCATTTAGAAAGCTTGCTTAATACCACCGAAAAAACACTGGTAAGCTTAATGCATGTTAATAACGAAATTGGAAACATTTTAGATATTAAAAAAGTTGCCGATTTATGCCAAGCAAAAAACGCCCTGTTCCATAGCGATACGGTACAATCAGTTGGGCATTATAAATTAGATTTACAAGATGATAAATTGGATTTTTTAGCAGCTGCAGCGCACAAATTTCACGGGCCAAAAGGCGTGGGTTTTGTTTTTATTAGAAAAAACTCGGGCTTAAAACCATTGATTTTTGGAGGTGAACAGGAACGCGGTTATCGGGCAGGAACAGAATGTGTGCATAATATTGTGGGTATTGAAGAGGCTATGACATTGGCTTACGATAATTTGGAGGAAGAGTCTGAATACATTAAATCTTTAAAGCAATATTTTATCGAACAACTCAAAGCAAAAGTGCCAGCGGTAAAGTTTAATGGGTATTCTGCCGATATGGAAAAGGGCACTTACACGTTAGTGAATGTATGTTTACCTGTAGCACCAGAAAAAGCTGGCATGTTGTTGTTTCAGTTGGATTTAAAAGGGATTGCCTGCTCCAAAGGGAGTGCCTGCCAAAGCGGAAGTACAAAAGGGTCTCACGTGTTGGCAGAAATATTGGATGATGCTGATATGCAAAAACCATCCATCCGGTTTTCGTTTAGTATTTATAATACAAAGGAAGAAATAGATTACGTCGTTGATGTTTTGCGTGAATTTATTTAA
- a CDS encoding Smr/MutS family protein encodes MRAFKIGDAVLVLDENLSGVIKQIDGELISIETEDGFLLDFKAEELVKNKSDKTLKSELFSHSSINSVISEKEQPKKRATKKVKAKDRYEPTMEIDLHINQLVKSPKGMTNHEMLTLQLNTAQRQLDFAIKNRIQKIVFIHGVGEGVLKMELDYLFGRYNNVKFYDANYQKYGLGATEVYIYQNVDPN; translated from the coding sequence ATGAGGGCTTTTAAAATAGGAGATGCTGTATTGGTTTTAGACGAAAATTTATCGGGTGTGATTAAACAGATTGACGGCGAATTAATTTCGATTGAAACTGAAGATGGCTTTTTATTGGATTTTAAAGCTGAAGAGTTGGTTAAAAACAAATCTGATAAAACGCTAAAAAGCGAATTGTTTTCTCATTCGAGTATTAATTCTGTTATTTCTGAAAAAGAGCAACCTAAAAAGAGAGCGACAAAAAAAGTAAAAGCCAAAGATCGATACGAGCCTACAATGGAAATTGATTTGCACATCAATCAATTGGTAAAATCTCCAAAGGGCATGACTAACCACGAGATGCTAACCTTACAGCTTAACACGGCGCAAAGGCAATTGGATTTCGCCATTAAAAACCGCATTCAAAAAATCGTGTTTATCCACGGTGTGGGCGAGGGGGTTTTAAAAATGGAACTAGATTACCTTTTTGGGCGTTACAACAATGTGAAATTCTACGATGCCAATTACCAGAAATACGGCTTAGGCGCTACCGAGGTTTATATTTATCAAAATGTAGATCCTAATTAA
- a CDS encoding DUF2752 domain-containing protein, translated as MGCGLQRSVSLVFQGQFVEAFYMYPAIYSLILLFISIVINIFFKFKHSNKVITILAIISVLTIITSFIIKLIN; from the coding sequence ATGGGTTGTGGTTTACAACGCTCTGTATCTTTAGTTTTCCAAGGGCAATTTGTGGAGGCCTTTTATATGTATCCAGCTATATACAGCTTAATTTTACTTTTTATATCCATCGTAATAAATATTTTCTTTAAATTTAAACATTCGAATAAAGTAATTACCATACTTGCAATTATATCAGTACTCACTATTATAACAAGTTTTATTATTAAATTAATCAATTAA
- a CDS encoding CCC motif membrane protein: MEQQKLNPTIVYVLAVLGLLCCCFGGLGFILAGIAFFIAHSKLNGVKLNPENFEPASVKAMNTAKIVALVILIINILYLVMTIYRISTVGWDELMQQSQDMLEQMQNN; the protein is encoded by the coding sequence ATGGAACAACAAAAACTCAATCCAACCATCGTTTATGTATTAGCTGTTTTAGGTCTTTTATGCTGCTGTTTTGGCGGTTTAGGTTTTATTCTTGCTGGTATCGCTTTTTTTATAGCGCATAGCAAATTAAATGGCGTAAAGCTTAACCCTGAAAATTTTGAACCTGCAAGTGTAAAAGCCATGAATACTGCTAAAATTGTAGCATTGGTAATTCTTATAATTAATATTTTATACTTAGTAATGACTATTTACAGAATATCGACTGTTGGTTGGGATGAACTGATGCAGCAATCTCAAGATATGTTGGAGCAAATGCAGAATAATTAG
- the fabV gene encoding enoyl-ACP reductase FabV has product MIIEPKTRGFICLTAHPTGCEQNVLNQIEYVKQRPIKNGPKKVLVIGASTGFGLASRITAAYGSNAASIGAFFEKPPSEGRPASPGWYNSAAFETQAHKDGLYAKSINGDAFSNEIKKQTIDLIKADLGDIDLLVYSLASPVRTHPETGERFKSVLKPIGQTFTDNTVDFHTGEVKEISIAPGTEDDIKNTVAVMGGEDWQMWIDALKSAGVLSEDFKTVAYSYIGPSLTEAVYRKGTIGRAKDHLEATAFKITDALKDINGQAYVSVNKALVTQASSAIPVIPLYISLLYKVMKEEGVHEGCIEQIERLFNARLYAENLELDDAGRIRIDDWEMRDDIQAKVLELWKQATTETLPNIGDLKGYETDFYNLFGFKVDGVDYDKDVNEMVDIPGLQE; this is encoded by the coding sequence ATGATAATAGAACCAAAAACAAGAGGCTTTATATGTTTAACAGCGCACCCAACAGGTTGCGAACAAAACGTATTAAATCAAATTGAATACGTAAAGCAACGACCTATTAAAAATGGACCCAAAAAAGTATTGGTTATTGGCGCTTCTACGGGCTTTGGTTTAGCATCTCGAATTACGGCTGCTTACGGTTCTAACGCAGCAAGTATTGGTGCGTTTTTTGAAAAACCACCAAGCGAAGGTCGACCTGCATCTCCAGGTTGGTACAATAGTGCGGCTTTCGAAACGCAAGCGCATAAAGATGGCTTGTATGCCAAAAGTATTAACGGCGATGCGTTTTCAAATGAAATAAAAAAACAAACCATAGATTTGATTAAAGCCGATTTGGGCGACATTGATTTATTGGTTTACAGTTTAGCATCTCCAGTACGAACACATCCCGAAACCGGCGAGCGTTTTAAATCGGTTTTAAAGCCAATCGGACAAACATTTACGGACAATACGGTAGATTTTCACACAGGCGAAGTCAAGGAAATTTCTATCGCACCCGGAACGGAAGACGACATAAAAAACACCGTTGCTGTAATGGGTGGCGAAGATTGGCAGATGTGGATTGATGCCTTAAAGTCTGCCGGCGTGCTGTCCGAGGATTTTAAAACGGTGGCCTATTCTTATATTGGTCCATCACTCACCGAAGCGGTTTACAGAAAAGGCACCATTGGGCGCGCCAAAGACCACTTGGAAGCAACGGCTTTTAAAATCACCGATGCTTTAAAAGACATAAACGGACAAGCCTATGTATCGGTTAACAAAGCTTTGGTGACGCAAGCGAGTTCTGCAATTCCCGTAATTCCATTATATATTTCATTGCTGTATAAAGTGATGAAAGAAGAGGGTGTGCACGAAGGTTGTATCGAGCAAATCGAGCGCTTGTTCAATGCCCGTTTGTATGCTGAAAATTTGGAATTGGACGACGCCGGAAGAATTCGAATAGACGATTGGGAAATGCGCGACGATATTCAAGCGAAAGTTTTAGAGCTTTGGAAACAAGCCACCACCGAAACTTTACCAAATATTGGCGATTTAAAAGGCTATGAAACCGATTTTTATAACCTTTTCGGATTTAAGGTTGATGGTGTCGATTACGATAAAGATGTAAACGAAATGGTTGATATTCCTGGGTTACAAGAATAA